The following proteins are encoded in a genomic region of Rhizobium sp. ZPR4:
- a CDS encoding substrate-binding domain-containing protein, whose amino-acid sequence MTKSNNLVSSALRSNMQRRDMLKLMGAGAAALSVGGLSATRAMADDATVAFWGTATLDIGDKWQEFTRQSGVSPEFTDNGNDVGPVVARLAAGNANDLFDVGGFQGGAERELAKQGLIAPWDVSKISNFAGIWQWAKDIPTLTYEGKQYGIPTVVNADSIIYRPDKLGKVDSYGVIFDPKLKGRVAMEDAWINSAIFTAIYLKEAENKPIKEPGNLTESELGLVMEFLIKHKKDGQFRTFWNGWEQGVQLVANEEVDAMTGWEPIVYEGRKRGLQVEYAAPVEGYEGWGNNTVLLKGATERGKADVAHKFVDALLAGLYGCELGKARGYLVPTDNNLAYAKAHPDEYKADDVAKLADHVKAKFSGKVYWQNCRPDNFQLYEEWWQKLRNA is encoded by the coding sequence ATGACCAAAAGCAATAATCTCGTCTCCTCCGCCTTGAGGAGTAACATGCAGCGCCGTGACATGCTTAAGCTGATGGGTGCGGGTGCAGCCGCACTCTCCGTCGGTGGGCTTTCCGCCACGCGCGCCATGGCTGATGACGCAACGGTTGCATTCTGGGGCACCGCCACGCTCGATATCGGCGACAAATGGCAGGAATTTACCCGCCAGAGTGGCGTTTCGCCTGAGTTCACCGACAACGGCAACGATGTCGGCCCGGTGGTCGCGCGCCTTGCCGCCGGCAATGCCAATGATCTCTTCGATGTCGGTGGCTTTCAGGGCGGCGCCGAACGCGAGCTCGCCAAGCAGGGGCTTATTGCCCCCTGGGACGTTTCCAAGATCTCGAATTTCGCCGGCATCTGGCAATGGGCCAAGGATATCCCGACCTTGACCTATGAGGGCAAGCAGTACGGCATTCCTACCGTCGTCAACGCAGACTCCATCATCTATCGTCCCGACAAGCTCGGTAAGGTCGACAGCTACGGCGTCATCTTCGATCCGAAGCTGAAAGGCCGGGTGGCGATGGAAGACGCGTGGATCAACAGCGCCATCTTCACCGCCATCTATCTCAAGGAAGCTGAGAACAAGCCGATCAAGGAGCCGGGCAATCTGACGGAGTCCGAGCTCGGCCTCGTCATGGAGTTCCTGATCAAGCACAAGAAGGACGGCCAGTTCCGAACCTTCTGGAATGGCTGGGAACAGGGCGTGCAGCTGGTAGCGAACGAAGAAGTCGACGCCATGACCGGCTGGGAGCCGATCGTCTATGAAGGCCGCAAGCGCGGTCTTCAGGTCGAATATGCGGCTCCCGTCGAAGGCTACGAAGGCTGGGGCAACAACACGGTGCTGCTCAAGGGTGCCACGGAGCGCGGCAAGGCTGATGTCGCCCACAAATTCGTCGATGCGCTGCTTGCCGGCCTCTATGGCTGCGAACTGGGTAAGGCGCGCGGCTATCTCGTGCCGACCGACAACAACCTCGCTTACGCCAAGGCTCATCCAGACGAGTACAAGGCCGACGACGTCGCCAAGCTCGCCGACCATGTGAAGGCCAAATTCTCCGGAAAGGTCTACTGGCAGAATTGCCGCCCGGACAACTTCCAACTCTACGAGGAGTGGTGGCAGAAGCTGCGCAACGCCTGA
- a CDS encoding 5-oxoprolinase subunit PxpA, producing the protein MKEAVDINCDMGEAFGRWRIGDAHDEELISLVSSANIATGFHAGDPNLMDETVRMAAAHGVGVGAHPGYNDLQGFGRRKINGTSREIVNDLIYQVGALREFARRYGVPVQHVKPHGALYMELAANPDLSQIFIQYMRTVAPNMFVFCMDGSATCLAAQEAGQPIVREFYADRDYGDTGWIVFTRDAGRPDPKAIARKVVRACTEGVVRTINGADIPIAFDSICFHSDTLGALDIVRHMREALIAEGIRIAPVSQILNNDAARRSHEQA; encoded by the coding sequence TTGAAGGAAGCTGTCGATATCAATTGCGACATGGGGGAGGCCTTCGGCCGATGGCGGATCGGCGATGCGCATGACGAGGAACTTATCTCGCTCGTCAGCTCGGCGAATATCGCCACCGGCTTTCACGCGGGCGATCCCAATCTGATGGATGAAACCGTGCGGATGGCGGCCGCTCATGGCGTCGGCGTCGGTGCCCATCCTGGCTATAACGATCTCCAGGGTTTCGGACGGCGGAAGATTAATGGCACAAGCCGCGAGATCGTCAATGATCTCATCTATCAGGTCGGCGCGCTGCGGGAATTTGCCAGGCGCTACGGTGTGCCCGTGCAGCATGTAAAGCCGCATGGCGCCCTCTACATGGAACTGGCGGCAAACCCCGATCTTTCGCAGATCTTCATCCAATATATGCGCACCGTGGCGCCGAACATGTTTGTTTTCTGCATGGATGGCTCGGCAACCTGCCTTGCCGCGCAGGAAGCCGGCCAGCCTATCGTCCGCGAGTTCTATGCCGATCGCGACTACGGTGACACGGGCTGGATCGTTTTTACCCGGGATGCCGGTCGTCCCGATCCCAAGGCGATCGCCCGCAAGGTCGTAAGAGCCTGTACCGAGGGCGTTGTCCGCACCATCAACGGTGCGGATATACCGATCGCTTTCGATTCCATCTGTTTTCATTCCGATACTTTGGGTGCGCTCGATATCGTGCGTCATATGCGCGAGGCCCTCATTGCTGAGGGCATCAGAATTGCGCCCGTTTCGCAGATTTTGAACAACGACGCAGCGCGGAGGTCCCATGAGCAAGCTTGA
- a CDS encoding LysR family transcriptional regulator — MSLSLRQLRYFVATAEYGQISHAAVSLSISQSAVTAAIKDLELTVGVSLFNRTPQGMELTTAGRQFLSHAYEILAKVDEATHLNLVSSDIEGELVVAATYTVIGYFLPLHIERIRRLYPKLKIQLYEVNRESIEEGLLTNRYDISVLLTSNILNPMLTTETLLSSVRRLWLPAGHDLQRRDGIGLREIAEEPYIMLTVDEAAHSSLRYWSRSPYQPKVLLRTSSIEAVRSMVANGLGVAILSDMVHRPWSLEGRRIETVNIQDPVPPMDVGLAWRANVEFSQPMLAFRRYFQQAYSLPGTNS; from the coding sequence ATGAGTCTCAGTCTACGGCAGCTTCGCTATTTCGTTGCGACAGCCGAATATGGACAGATTTCGCATGCGGCGGTCAGCCTTTCGATCTCGCAGTCTGCCGTCACGGCGGCAATCAAGGATCTCGAACTGACGGTCGGCGTGTCGCTGTTCAACCGCACGCCACAGGGCATGGAGCTGACCACGGCCGGCCGGCAATTCCTGTCCCATGCCTATGAGATTCTGGCAAAGGTCGATGAAGCGACCCATCTCAATCTGGTCAGCAGCGATATCGAGGGGGAGCTCGTCGTTGCCGCCACTTATACCGTCATCGGCTATTTCCTGCCGCTGCATATCGAGCGCATCCGCCGCCTCTATCCGAAACTGAAAATCCAGCTCTACGAGGTTAATCGCGAGTCGATCGAAGAAGGGCTTCTGACTAATCGCTATGATATCTCGGTGTTGCTGACATCGAACATTCTCAATCCGATGCTGACGACCGAGACACTTCTGAGCTCGGTCAGACGCCTCTGGCTTCCGGCCGGCCACGACCTGCAGCGGCGCGACGGCATAGGCCTGCGTGAAATCGCCGAGGAGCCCTACATCATGCTGACGGTTGATGAAGCAGCCCACTCTTCGCTGAGATACTGGAGCAGAAGCCCCTATCAACCGAAGGTGCTTTTGCGGACCAGCTCGATCGAAGCAGTGAGATCAATGGTGGCGAACGGTCTCGGCGTCGCCATTTTGTCGGACATGGTGCACCGTCCCTGGTCGCTCGAGGGACGGCGGATCGAGACTGTGAACATCCAGGACCCGGTTCCGCCTATGGATGTGGGGCTTGCCTGGCGCGCCAATGTCGAATTCAGCCAGCCTATGCTCGCCTTCAGGCGCTATTTCCAGCAGGCCTACAGCCTGCCGGGCACGAATTCCTGA
- a CDS encoding pilus assembly protein TadG-related protein, which produces MQRFLGRFASLRDRRGNVAVTTALVSPLILYCLGLGIDYGMMTLQQRRLQQLSDIGAISAASDIANAQTALLNNLQSNGTTAAVASGSSYMTSNGLVSAAIANSSQYETMANLVLGTYTADTSVPLTNRFSSTGTSPYDSVKVTLTQKAVMPFASAFATPPTLSATGTASSERLAAFSVGSRLASLNGGILNQLLGTLLGTQISLKVADYQSLISANVNLLSYLNLLATDLKLTGVSYNQLLATDVTYDKILGALGKSTGLSSGVVTIINNLGKTLGTTQLTVKLQDIVNLGPLGSNIVGTSPNLTANMNVLDLISATAMAANQQKQIALDLGAALPGVATAKLTLAIGEMSQQTPALAVGAPGTIVRTPQVRAALEVAVTGLSLIAGLKLRVPLYIELAPAEAKLASITCVGGSMPNAVVGIDAVPGVAEVDLGDVNTSAFVNFGSEPRVTPAAIIDSLLLKVIASAQVDIANMSPTRLNFQPSEISAGTIKTVSTSTVLTSTVSSLLKNATITIQLLILTIGTPSGVLSAVADTLTVVTAPLDQVLYGLLGLLGLGIGQADVSVTDARCTQPVLVQ; this is translated from the coding sequence ATGCAGCGGTTTCTCGGTCGTTTCGCCTCTCTGCGAGACCGGCGGGGAAACGTCGCCGTCACGACTGCGCTCGTCTCGCCCCTGATCCTCTATTGTCTTGGCCTCGGCATCGATTACGGCATGATGACACTGCAACAGCGGCGCCTGCAGCAGTTGAGCGACATCGGCGCGATATCGGCTGCCTCCGATATCGCAAATGCACAGACCGCACTTTTGAACAATCTCCAAAGCAATGGCACCACCGCGGCGGTCGCCTCCGGCAGCAGCTATATGACGAGCAACGGGCTCGTCAGCGCAGCCATAGCCAACTCTAGTCAATATGAGACCATGGCCAATCTGGTGCTCGGCACTTACACGGCGGACACATCGGTCCCGCTTACAAACCGCTTCTCCTCGACGGGAACCTCGCCGTATGATTCCGTCAAGGTGACATTGACCCAAAAGGCGGTGATGCCTTTCGCTTCCGCCTTCGCCACACCGCCGACTCTGAGCGCGACGGGCACCGCATCCAGCGAGCGCCTGGCCGCCTTTTCAGTGGGATCGCGGCTTGCGAGCCTCAATGGCGGCATTCTGAACCAGCTCCTCGGCACGTTGCTGGGAACGCAGATCTCCCTGAAGGTCGCCGATTACCAGTCGCTCATCAGTGCGAACGTCAATCTTTTGAGTTACCTCAATCTGCTTGCGACGGATCTCAAGCTTACCGGCGTAAGCTACAACCAGCTTCTGGCGACCGATGTCACCTATGACAAGATTCTTGGTGCACTCGGCAAATCGACCGGTCTTTCGAGCGGCGTCGTCACTATCATCAACAATCTCGGCAAGACGCTCGGCACCACGCAACTGACCGTCAAGTTGCAGGATATCGTCAATCTCGGTCCTCTGGGGAGCAATATCGTCGGCACCTCCCCCAATCTGACGGCCAATATGAACGTGCTGGATCTAATCTCGGCCACCGCAATGGCTGCCAACCAGCAAAAGCAGATCGCGCTCGATCTCGGGGCCGCATTGCCCGGCGTCGCGACGGCAAAGCTGACGCTGGCGATCGGGGAGATGTCCCAGCAGACGCCGGCCCTTGCCGTGGGTGCTCCGGGTACGATCGTTCGCACGCCGCAGGTCCGTGCCGCACTCGAAGTCGCCGTCACCGGCCTGTCCCTGATTGCGGGGCTGAAGCTCAGGGTGCCGCTCTATATCGAGCTTGCTCCCGCGGAAGCCAAGCTTGCCTCGATCACCTGTGTCGGCGGCTCCATGCCGAACGCGGTCGTCGGGATAGACGCGGTGCCCGGTGTTGCCGAGGTGGATCTGGGCGACGTCAACACGTCCGCCTTCGTAAACTTCGGCTCCGAGCCGCGGGTAACGCCGGCTGCGATCATCGATTCCCTTCTTCTCAAGGTGATCGCGAGTGCGCAGGTCGATATCGCCAATATGAGCCCGACGCGATTGAACTTTCAGCCTTCGGAGATTTCGGCAGGCACGATCAAGACGGTTTCAACGAGTACCGTCCTGACATCCACGGTCTCGTCGCTCCTGAAAAACGCAACCATCACCATCCAATTGCTCATCTTGACCATTGGAACGCCGTCGGGGGTGCTGTCAGCCGTTGCCGATACGCTAACGGTCGTGACCGCGCCGCTCGATCAGGTTCTGTACGGCCTTCTCGGCCTCCTCGGTCTCGGAATCGGGCAAGCCGACGTGAGCGTTACCGACGCGAGGTGCACGCAGCCTGTGCTGGTTCAATAA
- a CDS encoding ABC transporter permease, which translates to MIVREGTTPRIVIWTLTIFGLIVIYAPPLYLLGVSFNPALQPGLPHFSDITLKWYLALGSESALVAALGQSIVIALATAVIATLLSLGAALAHRELHRGRSLWFLTVLLPMFVPGVIQGLALSTVISRAGVKASALTVIAGHLLWAMPFAFIVILTSFAAVKRTYLMAADDLGAGRFRQFWDITLPLIRPGLISAFIFSFLLSLNEFTRAFYLAGRQNTLPVVLFGKMNSGASPTIYAMSGAIFLVSSVCVVAVALRSLLMQRRVG; encoded by the coding sequence ATGATCGTCAGGGAAGGAACGACGCCGCGCATCGTCATCTGGACGCTGACCATATTCGGCCTCATCGTGATCTATGCGCCGCCGCTTTATCTACTGGGCGTCTCGTTCAACCCGGCGCTGCAGCCGGGGCTACCGCATTTTTCCGACATCACCCTGAAATGGTACCTCGCTCTCGGTTCGGAAAGCGCGCTCGTCGCCGCGCTCGGCCAGTCGATTGTCATTGCGCTTGCGACGGCTGTCATTGCGACGCTGCTGTCGCTCGGCGCGGCGTTGGCGCATCGCGAGCTTCACCGCGGACGCAGCCTGTGGTTTTTGACCGTCCTGCTGCCGATGTTCGTGCCGGGCGTCATCCAGGGGCTGGCGTTATCGACGGTCATCAGCCGCGCCGGCGTGAAGGCATCGGCTTTGACGGTCATTGCCGGCCATCTTCTATGGGCGATGCCCTTCGCCTTCATCGTCATCCTGACAAGCTTTGCCGCGGTCAAGCGGACCTATTTGATGGCGGCGGACGATCTCGGTGCCGGCCGCTTCCGGCAGTTCTGGGATATTACCCTGCCGTTGATCCGGCCAGGCCTCATCAGCGCTTTCATCTTTTCGTTCCTGCTATCGCTCAACGAGTTTACGCGCGCCTTCTATCTGGCCGGCCGCCAAAACACGTTGCCGGTGGTGCTGTTCGGCAAGATGAATTCCGGCGCCTCGCCGACGATCTATGCGATGTCGGGCGCAATCTTCCTTGTTTCCAGCGTTTGCGTGGTGGCCGTGGCCCTGCGTTCGCTGCTCATGCAACGCCGTGTGGGGTGA
- a CDS encoding ABC transporter ATP-binding protein yields the protein MAIAIGLDHIVRNYGPTRAVDDVTLDIRAGEFFTLLGSSGCGKSSLLKLIGGFDKPTSGRVLFDGKDMADVPANRRPVNTVFQSLGLFPHMNVAQNVGYGLKLRGLSGGALKSKVDGALDLVELSGFADRDVNLLSGGQRQRVALARALVMEPGILLLDEPLTGLDERLRQQMRDEFGRLHKRTGATFILVTHNQDEALSLSDRMAVMHKGRIEQTDVPSRFFEAPANAFVARFVGIDTLLKPESISIVGGKTLVTIAGQRIGASFSGAAPPSDALVAIRPDRIELVPAAEEATEIIELKVVESIYRGLSHDVTLAFADSQRVVLTTSADATPPLPGESVRVCLKPGAALLIDRSGIPALAGGDE from the coding sequence ATGGCGATAGCGATCGGTCTCGACCATATCGTCAGAAATTACGGGCCGACGCGCGCCGTCGATGACGTGACGCTCGACATTAGGGCAGGGGAGTTCTTTACGCTGCTCGGCTCATCCGGTTGCGGCAAGAGTTCTCTGCTGAAGCTGATCGGCGGCTTCGACAAGCCGACTTCGGGCCGTGTGCTTTTCGACGGGAAGGATATGGCTGATGTCCCGGCCAATCGCCGGCCGGTGAATACCGTCTTCCAGTCGCTCGGGCTCTTTCCGCATATGAATGTGGCCCAGAATGTCGGTTACGGCCTGAAATTGCGCGGGCTTTCGGGCGGCGCGTTGAAGAGCAAAGTCGATGGCGCATTGGACCTTGTCGAGCTGTCGGGCTTTGCGGATCGCGACGTCAATCTTCTCTCTGGTGGCCAGCGCCAGCGCGTTGCGCTGGCACGCGCGCTCGTCATGGAGCCGGGCATCCTTTTGCTCGACGAACCCCTGACCGGGCTTGATGAGCGGCTGCGCCAGCAGATGCGCGACGAATTCGGTCGCCTTCACAAGCGTACCGGAGCGACCTTCATTCTGGTCACCCACAATCAGGACGAGGCGCTCAGCCTTTCCGACCGTATGGCGGTCATGCACAAGGGGCGGATCGAACAGACCGACGTGCCGTCGCGCTTCTTCGAGGCGCCAGCCAATGCCTTCGTTGCCCGTTTCGTCGGCATCGATACGCTCCTGAAGCCCGAAAGCATTTCGATTGTGGGCGGCAAGACTCTCGTTACGATTGCTGGACAGCGCATCGGTGCGAGCTTCTCCGGAGCGGCGCCACCGTCCGATGCGCTCGTCGCAATCCGCCCAGACCGAATTGAACTGGTCCCGGCTGCCGAAGAGGCCACCGAAATAATTGAACTTAAGGTTGTCGAAAGCATCTATCGCGGACTCAGCCATGACGTTACGCTCGCTTTCGCCGACAGCCAGCGCGTGGTGTTAACAACTAGCGCGGACGCAACTCCGCCCTTGCCGGGCGAAAGCGTGCGCGTGTGTTTAAAGCCGGGCGCCGCGCTCCTGATCGATCGTTCCGGAATACCGGCTCTGGCTGGAGGCGATGAGTAA
- a CDS encoding ABC transporter permease, with amino-acid sequence MKTPVLLLTAPLAAILALGLAPLVLVVVWSFCAWDSATYWIKPEFSLAAYGAILEAGRWSVFLSTLGKAFLASAICLVIAYPTAYAMYFLAGRTLSVVLAALLTIPFFTSYLIRSFSWRLLLGRTGVINTLLQQAGITDAPLDWLLFSDFAVIVGLVASYLPFATFPILLSMRRVDPIALAASRDLGAGFWTMVRTVLLPLTYSGVFAGFLFVFVMVAGSSTEVQMLGGAGASIVSVMINDVMRVANFPLAFAISTLMLVIVFGLVLIGDALFGLSSLFEERGQ; translated from the coding sequence ATGAAGACACCAGTTCTATTGCTGACAGCTCCGCTTGCGGCGATCCTCGCGCTTGGCCTTGCGCCGCTCGTTCTCGTCGTTGTCTGGAGCTTCTGCGCCTGGGACTCTGCCACCTACTGGATCAAGCCGGAGTTCAGCCTCGCTGCCTATGGCGCCATTCTGGAGGCGGGGCGCTGGAGCGTGTTCCTGTCTACCCTCGGCAAGGCGTTTCTGGCATCGGCCATCTGCCTCGTCATCGCCTATCCCACCGCCTATGCGATGTATTTTCTGGCTGGGCGCACCCTGTCTGTCGTGCTCGCGGCCCTTCTTACGATTCCGTTTTTCACCTCCTATCTCATTCGCTCCTTCTCCTGGCGGTTGCTGCTTGGCCGCACGGGCGTCATCAACACGCTTCTCCAGCAGGCCGGCATCACCGATGCGCCGCTCGACTGGCTGCTGTTCAGCGATTTCGCCGTGATCGTCGGGCTGGTCGCTTCCTATCTGCCGTTTGCAACCTTCCCTATCCTGCTTTCCATGCGCCGCGTCGATCCGATCGCGCTGGCGGCATCGCGTGATCTTGGAGCGGGTTTCTGGACGATGGTGCGTACCGTCTTGCTGCCGCTGACCTATTCCGGCGTCTTTGCCGGTTTCCTGTTCGTCTTCGTCATGGTTGCGGGCTCCTCGACGGAGGTACAGATGCTTGGCGGTGCTGGTGCCTCGATCGTTTCAGTGATGATCAACGACGTCATGCGCGTCGCCAATTTTCCGCTCGCCTTTGCGATCTCGACGCTGATGCTCGTCATCGTCTTCGGGCTGGTGCTGATCGGAGATGCCCTGTTCGGCCTCTCTTCGCTGTTCGAGGAGCGTGGCCAATGA
- a CDS encoding acetyl-CoA carboxylase — translation MSKLEIRSPLPGTFYRASSPDLPPFKADGDAVAADDTIGLIEVMKTFQQIPAGLDGKNITFLVDNEEPVMAGQIIAEVDP, via the coding sequence ATGAGCAAGCTTGAGATCAGATCACCCCTTCCGGGAACTTTCTATAGGGCCTCCTCTCCAGACCTGCCGCCGTTCAAGGCTGATGGCGATGCCGTTGCCGCAGACGACACGATCGGCCTCATCGAGGTCATGAAGACCTTTCAGCAAATACCGGCCGGGCTCGATGGCAAGAACATCACCTTCCTCGTCGACAACGAAGAGCCTGTCATGGCCGGTCAGATCATCGCGGAGGTGGACCCATGA
- a CDS encoding TadE/TadG family type IV pilus assembly protein, producing the protein MYRVSHFNREKEGAAAVEFALIAPLFFLLLLTLVAFAIYLTAAHSLQQLTADAARTAIAGLSADERSQLVQSFVTNSTINDAFIDKSKLTITVATDPTNANQFTVSASYDASALPIWNLYTFAMPDQTIRRYSTIRLGGL; encoded by the coding sequence ATGTATCGTGTTTCTCATTTCAACAGGGAGAAAGAGGGCGCCGCCGCAGTCGAATTCGCTCTCATTGCGCCGCTTTTTTTCCTTCTGCTTCTCACACTCGTTGCCTTTGCCATCTATCTCACCGCCGCTCATTCGCTGCAGCAATTGACGGCCGATGCTGCCCGCACGGCAATCGCCGGCCTATCGGCGGACGAGCGAAGCCAGCTGGTTCAGAGCTTCGTCACCAATTCGACGATCAACGACGCTTTCATAGACAAGAGCAAATTGACGATAACCGTCGCCACCGACCCGACCAATGCCAACCAGTTCACGGTCAGCGCCAGCTATGACGCGTCGGCTCTGCCGATCTGGAATCTCTACACGTTCGCGATGCCGGATCAAACCATCCGCCGCTATTCGACCATTCGTCTGGGAGGTCTCTGA
- a CDS encoding acetyl-CoA carboxylase biotin carboxylase subunit, which translates to MTIRSVLVANRGEIAVRIIKAAKALGIRTVQVHSAADADMLAVKLADEAINIGSPAPKKSYLNVEAIVSAARSAGVDAVHPGYGFLSENGDFADAVEKAGMIFIGPSGEAIRLLGDKVAARAIAARAGVPTVPGSDGRVADIGAAEAIAESTGFPVMIKAAAGGGGRGIRIVQSLAELREQFPLASAEAAAAFGDGGLYMEKVITRARHIEVQIFGDGQNFVHCFERECSLQRRRQKVWEEAQAFLLPDDIRQRLCASAVALAAEVGYRGAGTVEYLYDEHSRQFYFIEVNTRIQVEHPVTEMITGIDLVQEMFKVAGGAPLSLSQSDIRARGHAIECRINAEDPAKSFLPAPGTVTRLSIPEGEGIRFDTMLYAGYTVPPFYDSLLGKLIVWAEDRNTCLDRLASALSNLTIEGLPTTIPLHLALARDPSVRKGAFHTRFLESWLETDFSAVNGIAAEVA; encoded by the coding sequence ATGACGATCCGCTCCGTTCTGGTCGCCAATCGCGGTGAAATCGCCGTCAGGATCATAAAGGCTGCCAAGGCGCTCGGCATTCGCACCGTGCAGGTCCATAGCGCCGCCGACGCCGATATGCTTGCCGTGAAGTTGGCGGACGAGGCGATCAATATCGGCTCGCCGGCTCCGAAGAAATCCTATCTGAACGTTGAAGCCATCGTTTCGGCGGCTCGGTCGGCAGGCGTCGATGCCGTGCATCCGGGATATGGGTTCCTGTCCGAAAACGGAGATTTTGCCGATGCCGTCGAGAAGGCCGGCATGATCTTCATCGGGCCGAGCGGCGAGGCGATCCGGCTGCTTGGCGACAAGGTGGCCGCGCGCGCGATTGCTGCACGCGCTGGCGTGCCGACGGTGCCTGGCAGCGACGGCCGTGTTGCCGATATCGGTGCCGCCGAGGCGATTGCTGAGAGCACTGGCTTTCCGGTCATGATCAAGGCCGCAGCCGGCGGCGGTGGGCGCGGCATCCGCATCGTCCAATCGCTTGCTGAACTCAGGGAACAGTTTCCGCTGGCCTCGGCGGAGGCGGCTGCTGCTTTCGGAGATGGCGGCCTCTACATGGAGAAGGTCATCACCCGCGCTCGCCACATCGAGGTGCAGATCTTTGGCGATGGGCAGAATTTTGTGCATTGCTTCGAGCGCGAATGCTCGTTGCAGCGTCGTCGCCAGAAGGTTTGGGAGGAAGCGCAGGCCTTCCTGCTGCCCGATGATATCAGGCAGCGCCTTTGCGCCAGCGCCGTGGCCCTTGCGGCGGAGGTTGGCTATCGCGGCGCAGGGACGGTCGAATATCTCTACGACGAGCATAGCAGGCAGTTCTATTTTATCGAGGTGAACACGCGCATCCAGGTCGAGCATCCGGTGACGGAGATGATTACCGGCATCGATCTGGTGCAGGAGATGTTCAAGGTCGCGGGCGGCGCTCCTTTGTCACTGTCGCAATCCGATATTCGGGCGCGTGGTCACGCCATCGAGTGCCGGATCAATGCTGAGGACCCGGCCAAAAGCTTTCTGCCGGCACCGGGCACTGTGACGCGGCTTTCGATTCCCGAGGGCGAGGGCATCCGTTTCGATACGATGCTTTATGCCGGCTATACCGTGCCGCCCTTCTACGACTCCCTGCTCGGCAAGCTGATCGTCTGGGCCGAGGATCGCAATACCTGCCTCGACAGGCTGGCGAGCGCCCTTTCCAATCTGACGATCGAAGGCTTGCCGACGACGATCCCTTTGCACCTGGCGCTCGCCCGCGATCCGTCGGTGCGCAAGGGTGCATTCCACACGCGTTTTCTCGAATCCTGGCTGGAGACCGATTTTTCCGCGGTTAACGGCATAGCCGCGGAGGTTGCCTGA